Proteins from one Halarchaeum grantii genomic window:
- a CDS encoding DUF3006 domain-containing protein has protein sequence MDGTSIGVLDRFEGDYAVLVVQEGGQDVGDYLVEAADIPPEERHEDAVFEVRIENNEISDLDYLAEETAERETDSQARFDRLSNRLGDDSAE, from the coding sequence ATGGACGGAACCTCTATTGGAGTTCTGGACCGCTTTGAAGGAGACTATGCAGTCCTGGTCGTTCAAGAAGGCGGCCAAGACGTCGGCGATTATCTCGTTGAGGCTGCGGATATTCCTCCCGAGGAGCGTCACGAGGACGCGGTCTTTGAGGTCCGTATCGAGAACAACGAGATTAGCGACTTGGATTACCTAGCCGAGGAGACCGCCGAACGAGAGACAGATTCACAGGCGCGGTTTGACCGGCTCTCGAATCGACTTGGTGACGATTCAGCGGAGTAA
- a CDS encoding DUF7342 family protein — MTDSSEEGDEPAYVSRWKAATTGFDRVQSVASSLEEPRTAGWIADEAYVSEPTTRDHLERLVDLGVLVVDDTGRGKTYYPDPVYTRLTAIQELVAENSETELTEQAIDIQADITAWTEDYDVETPRELRASVTDDVSLEEADERLRVAADWESARYQLSLLRDAIDHYDTYTGRPSASV; from the coding sequence ATGACTGACTCGAGCGAAGAGGGGGACGAACCAGCGTACGTGTCGCGGTGGAAGGCAGCGACGACGGGGTTCGACCGGGTGCAGTCGGTCGCGTCGTCGCTCGAAGAACCGCGAACGGCGGGCTGGATCGCCGACGAGGCGTACGTCTCGGAGCCGACGACGCGTGACCATCTCGAGCGACTCGTCGATCTCGGTGTGCTCGTCGTCGACGACACGGGGCGCGGGAAGACGTACTATCCGGATCCGGTCTACACGCGACTGACGGCGATCCAAGAACTCGTCGCGGAGAACTCGGAGACGGAACTCACCGAGCAGGCGATAGATATCCAGGCGGATATCACGGCGTGGACGGAGGACTACGACGTCGAGACGCCACGTGAACTCCGCGCGTCGGTGACAGACGACGTCAGCCTCGAGGAGGCTGACGAACGTCTCCGGGTCGCGGCGGACTGGGAGTCCGCACGGTACCAGCTGTCGCTCCTCCGGGACGCGATCGACCACTACGACACCTATACTGGACGGCCCTCGGCATCTGTATGA
- a CDS encoding lamin tail domain-containing protein → MRSRPLLVVVIAFAVVFAGCSGAPTMNSGGDTLTTTTTTADAPSTTTTGTTTVDTPNGTLSVHVINVGQSASILVVGPDGETMLIDTGHYYDDGEYVLSYLQERGITRLDHLVTTHNDADHIGGNAAVIEYFETEGDGVGAVYDPGIAASTQTYQAYLDAVEQYDVTLYEVRAGDTLPFEGANVSVLGPPEPYIDGEARNENSVILKLAFGESSFLLTGDAEETQEEWLVEEYGEQLNVTVLKAGHHGSSSSTSPALLDVATPKVVPISSAYDSQYGHPHEEVLQRLAERDIPAYWTATHGDLVFTTNGSAVTVATQQSAPTAPLSLRDGTSIEPSASGGVERRAIFSATGGGTAPIDSSPPETTTTVADGGTDPSALIAAQIHADAEGDESSNLNDEYVVFENTGETALDMGGWTVQDESGKTYTVPDEFVLDAGAQVTLHTGSGSDTDRDLYWGYGSAVWNNGGDTVIVTTDTGEVVIEETY, encoded by the coding sequence ATGCGTTCTCGTCCCCTGCTCGTCGTCGTCATCGCGTTCGCGGTTGTGTTCGCCGGTTGTAGCGGCGCCCCGACGATGAATTCGGGTGGAGACACCCTGACAACCACGACCACGACAGCTGATGCACCAAGTACGACAACCACGGGAACGACCACCGTGGACACCCCGAACGGCACACTCTCCGTTCATGTCATCAACGTTGGCCAGTCCGCGAGCATCCTCGTTGTTGGCCCCGACGGCGAGACGATGCTCATCGACACCGGTCACTACTACGACGACGGCGAGTACGTCCTCTCATATCTCCAAGAGCGCGGTATCACCCGCCTCGATCATCTCGTCACGACCCACAACGACGCCGACCATATCGGAGGGAATGCCGCCGTCATTGAGTATTTCGAGACGGAAGGTGACGGAGTGGGCGCGGTGTACGACCCGGGAATCGCGGCGAGTACACAAACCTACCAGGCGTACTTGGACGCCGTCGAACAGTACGACGTGACACTCTACGAGGTGCGAGCGGGCGATACACTTCCCTTCGAGGGGGCGAACGTGTCGGTGTTGGGACCGCCCGAACCCTACATCGACGGTGAGGCGCGCAACGAGAACAGCGTCATCCTCAAACTCGCGTTCGGAGAGTCGAGTTTCCTGCTTACGGGGGACGCCGAAGAAACACAGGAGGAGTGGCTCGTCGAAGAGTACGGAGAGCAGCTCAACGTGACTGTCCTGAAGGCGGGGCATCACGGGAGTTCCTCCAGTACGAGCCCGGCGCTCCTCGATGTGGCGACCCCGAAGGTCGTCCCCATCTCGAGTGCCTATGACAGCCAGTACGGCCACCCCCACGAGGAGGTGCTCCAACGCTTGGCCGAGCGGGACATTCCCGCGTACTGGACCGCGACACACGGCGATCTCGTCTTCACGACCAACGGTTCTGCGGTGACGGTCGCGACCCAGCAGTCGGCGCCGACGGCGCCACTCTCGCTTCGGGACGGAACGTCGATTGAGCCGAGCGCGAGTGGCGGGGTGGAACGCCGTGCCATCTTCAGCGCGACGGGCGGCGGGACGGCTCCGATCGATTCCTCGCCCCCAGAAACAACGACGACAGTCGCTGACGGTGGAACGGACCCGAGCGCACTCATAGCCGCTCAGATTCACGCCGACGCCGAAGGCGACGAGAGTTCCAACCTGAACGACGAGTACGTCGTCTTCGAGAACACAGGCGAGACGGCCCTCGATATGGGTGGGTGGACGGTTCAGGACGAATCCGGGAAGACCTACACCGTCCCCGATGAGTTCGTCTTAGATGCCGGCGCGCAGGTGACGTTACACACCGGGAGCGGAAGCGATACGGACCGTGACCTCTACTGGGGCTACGGGAGTGCGGTGTGGAATAACGGCGGCGATACGGTAATCGTCACAACGGATACGGGCGAGGTCGTCATAGAGGAGACATATTGA